A portion of the Girardinichthys multiradiatus isolate DD_20200921_A chromosome 23, DD_fGirMul_XY1, whole genome shotgun sequence genome contains these proteins:
- the adam19b gene encoding disintegrin and metalloproteinase domain-containing protein 19 isoform X2, producing the protein MRVSLCLCLTVFLHRASAAGSEDAVYNGENNRNRLKSVLEHIQSYEITSPLWLHPLRHIRSAIKEHPAEVQVLISAEGQQLRIHLEKNEQLLAPGYQEIWYTPDGARQSSSPASTANCFYHGEVLGIEGSCVAVSTCLGLRGLISLNASVSYLIEPLPDSTDAQQHAVFRAESLRLPKGSCKHHHGNKEHQGGLNDFIRRMASPRSGREKREVIQNMKYVELLLVADRAEFEKHERSFDKTRQKLLEAVNLVDKYYKALNIRVALIGLEVWSDQDNINVSNNSHSTLAAFLSWRRKMLKILPNDNAQLVTGVPFQGSTIGLAPLKTMCSEYQSGGVNTDHSPQPVGVAATIAHEMGHNFGMNHDGEGCCQAKAEDGGCIMAAATGSPFPRVFNACNLKELKSYLNSGGGKCLFNLPNINSLYGGQRCGNGYLEKGEECDCGEEEECTTPCCNANNCTLKAGAECAHGVCCHNCKIKSPGELCRATSGLCDLPEYCDGKSESCPANFYLADGTSCAHGRAYCYTGMCLTQEQQCQSLWGRDARPAPDLCFKEVNKAGDMYGNCGKDQEGKYRICRDRDAKCGKIQCTASASKPIENNAVRIETTVKVDSKKTVCLGTHVYKPGQGDEETQGDTLDPGLVMTGTKCGDNSICFNGECRNASFLRADECNSNCHGHGLCNNNHNCHCDPGWAPPWCDQSGSGGSVDSGPPKSPGVPLPVLLLLVLFVVLATFGLWFCYKHRLSPLKAFSPPPVPNSVVTLRCSDTPEGKPTETDAHVIGHANSTFLVKKQDSSTPHPSSSCPAQPRQAIFRPVVKPPPIPAYAAEQKEKEIRRKLQAPFPLVSCSPQKQTSPQGYTQPLFKAVQDTGQRPSQVSPTFPIAPSLPSQDPKRQVRPDPPKRPPPPCPVNRQNAQHNVKRLQPTNKVILRGNEALAPSAGQKTGKV; encoded by the exons ATGCGGGTCTCTCTGTGCCTCTGCCTCACTGTGTTTCTGCACCGAGCCTCTGCTGCTGGCTCTGAAGATGCTGTTTATAACG GAGAAAACAATCGGAACAGATTGAAGAGCGTCCTCGAacacatccagagttatgagaTTACCTCTCCTCTGTGGCTGCATCCTCTTAGGCACATCAGATCTGCCATCAAAGAG CATCCGGCAGAGGTCCAGGTTCTGATCTCAGCTGAGGGCCAGCAGCTTAGAATACACCTGGAAAAAAATGA ACAGCTGTTGGCCCCTGGGTATCAGGAAATCTGGTACACCCCTGATGGAGCTCGCCAGTCCTCTTCTCCTGCCAGCACT GCAAATTGTTTTTACCACGGCGAGGTTCTGGGCATTGAAGGTTCCTGTGTTGCTGTCAGCACTTGTTTGGGGCTCAG GGGACTGATTTCTCTGAACGCAAGCGTTAGCTACCTAATAGAGCCCCTTCCTGATTCCACGGATGCTCAGCAGCATGCTGTGTTTAGAGCCGAAAGTCTCCGTCTGCCCAAGGGAAGCTGCAagcatcaccatggcaacaaaGAGCACCAGGGCGGGCTAAATGACTTCATCCGACGAATGGCGTCGCCACGGAGTGGGAGG GAGAAGAGGGAGGTGATACAGAATATGAAGTATGTGGAGCTTCTGTTGGTTGCAGACAGAGCTGAG TTCGAGAAGCATGAAAGGAGTTTTGACAAGACGCGGCAGAAGCTACTGGAAGCAGTCAACTTGGTTGACAAG TACTACAAGGCTTTGAATATCCGCGTGGCTTTAATCGGTCTGGAGGTGTGGAGCGACCAGGACAATATCAACGTGTCCAATAACTCGCACAGCACCTTGGCAGCGTTTCTGTCCTGGAGAcgaaaaatgcttaaaattctTCCCAACGACAACGCTCAGCTTGTCAC GGGGGTGCCATTCCAGGGCAGTACCATTGGCTTGGCACCGCTCAAAACCATGTGCTCCGAATACCAATCCGGTGGGGTGAACACG GACCACTCACCACAGCCCGTTGGGGTCGCCGCCACCATTGCACACGAGATGGGGCACAACTTTGGGATGAATCACGACGGAGAGGGCTGCTGCCAGGCCAAGGCAGAAGATGGTGGCTGTATTATGGCTGCTGCTACTGG GTCTCCGTTTCCCCGTGTGTTCAATGCTTGCAACCTGAAGGAACTGAAAAGTTACCTGAACTCTGGAGGGGGCAAGTGTCTCTTTAACCTGCCGAACATCAACTCGCTGTATGGAGGGCAGCGCTGCGGCAATGGTTACCTGGAGAAAGGAGAGGAATGTGACTGCGGAGAGGAAGAG GAATGCACCACTCCATGCTGTAACGCCAACAACTGCACCCTGAAAGCTGGAGCTGAGTGTGCCCATGGAGTCTGCTGCCATAACTGCAAG ATAAAGAGCCCCGGAGAGCTTTGCCGAGCTACCTCTGGGCTGTGTGATCTTCCAGAGTACTGTGACGGAAAGTCGGAGTCATGTCCAGCCAATTTCTACTTAGCGGACGGTACATCATGTGCACATGGTCGGGCCTACTGCTACACGGGAATGTGTCTAACCCAGGAGCAGCAGTGTCAGTCTCTCTGGGGGCGAG ATGCTCGCCCAGCCCCTGACCTGTGTTTTAAAGAGGTGAATAAAGCGGGCGACATGTACGGCAACTGTGGAAAAGATCAAGAAGGAAAATACAGGATCTGTAGAGACAG GGATGCTAAATGTGGTAAAATCCAGTGCACTGCTTCAGCTTCCAAGCCCATTGAGAACAATGCAGTTCGCATTGAAACTACAGTCAAAGTGGACAGCAAGAAAACTGTGTGCCTGGGGACACACGTATACAAGCCCGGCCAAGGAGACGAGGAGACGCAAGGTGACACTCTGGACCCGGGCCTCGTGATGACAGGAACCAAGTGTGGCGATAACTCT ATCTGCTTTAACGGAGAGTGCCGCAATGCATCGTTTCTGAGAGCGGATGAGTGCAACTCCAATTGCCACGGACATGGA CTGTGCAACAACAACCATAACTGCCACTGCGACCCAGGCTGGGCTCCTCCTTGGTGTGACCAGAGTGGGTCAGGGGGAAGTGTGGACAGTGGACCTCCCAAGAGTCCAG GTGTTCCACTTCCAGTGCTGCTCCTCCTGGTTCTGTTTGTAGTTTTGGCTACATTTGGACTTTGGTTCTGCTACAAACATAGACTCAGCCCACTGAAAGCCTTTTCTCCACCACCGGTGCCAAA TTCTGTTGTGACCCTTAGATGTTCAGATACACCTGAAGGCAAACCTACGGAGACTGACGCTCATGTCATCGGTCATGCTAACTCAACTTTCCTGGTGAAGAAGCAGGATTCG TCTACACCTCATCCGAGCTCGTCATGCCCAGCTCAGCCCAGACAGGCAATCTTTCGTCCGGTGGTGAAGCCCCCTCCCATCCCCGCCTACGCTGCcgagcagaaagaaaaggaaatcaGAAGGAAGCTGCAGGCCCCCTTCCCACTAGTCTCTTGTTCTCCTCAGAAGCAAACCTCTCCTCAGGGATACACCCAGCCTCTCTTTAAGGCTGTTCAGGACACTGGACAGAGACCAAGCCAGGTGTCTCCAACATTTCCAATCGCTCCATCCTTACCTTCACAGGACCCTAAAAGGCAGGTGCGACCAGACCCCCCAAAGAGACCTCCACCACCCTGTCCAGTCAACAGGCAGAATGCG CAACATAACGTGAAAAGGCTCCAGCCAACAAATAAGGTGATTCTGCGAGGAAACGAGGCTTTGGCTCCATCTGCTGGTCAGAAAACGGGAAAGGTTTAA
- the adam19b gene encoding disintegrin and metalloproteinase domain-containing protein 19 isoform X1: MRVSLCLCLTVFLHRASAAGSEDAVYNGENNRNRLKSVLEHIQSYEITSPLWLHPLRHIRSAIKEHPAEVQVLISAEGQQLRIHLEKNEQLLAPGYQEIWYTPDGARQSSSPASTANCFYHGEVLGIEGSCVAVSTCLGLRGLISLNASVSYLIEPLPDSTDAQQHAVFRAESLRLPKGSCKHHHGNKEHQGGLNDFIRRMASPRSGREKREVIQNMKYVELLLVADRAEFEKHERSFDKTRQKLLEAVNLVDKYYKALNIRVALIGLEVWSDQDNINVSNNSHSTLAAFLSWRRKMLKILPNDNAQLVTGVPFQGSTIGLAPLKTMCSEYQSGGVNTDHSPQPVGVAATIAHEMGHNFGMNHDGEGCCQAKAEDGGCIMAAATGSPFPRVFNACNLKELKSYLNSGGGKCLFNLPNINSLYGGQRCGNGYLEKGEECDCGEEEECTTPCCNANNCTLKAGAECAHGVCCHNCKIKSPGELCRATSGLCDLPEYCDGKSESCPANFYLADGTSCAHGRAYCYTGMCLTQEQQCQSLWGRDARPAPDLCFKEVNKAGDMYGNCGKDQEGKYRICRDRDAKCGKIQCTASASKPIENNAVRIETTVKVDSKKTVCLGTHVYKPGQGDEETQGDTLDPGLVMTGTKCGDNSICFNGECRNASFLRADECNSNCHGHGLCNNNHNCHCDPGWAPPWCDQSGSGGSVDSGPPKSPGVPLPVLLLLVLFVVLATFGLWFCYKHRLSPLKAFSPPPVPNSVVTLRCSDTPEGKPTETDAHVIGHANSTFLVKKQDSSTPHPSSSCPAQPRQAIFRPVVKPPPIPAYAAEQKEKEIRRKLQAPFPLVSCSPQKQTSPQGYTQPLFKAVQDTGQRPSQVSPTFPIAPSLPSQDPKRQVRPDPPKRPPPPCPVNRQNAEQHNVKRLQPTNKVILRGNEALAPSAGQKTGKV; encoded by the exons ATGCGGGTCTCTCTGTGCCTCTGCCTCACTGTGTTTCTGCACCGAGCCTCTGCTGCTGGCTCTGAAGATGCTGTTTATAACG GAGAAAACAATCGGAACAGATTGAAGAGCGTCCTCGAacacatccagagttatgagaTTACCTCTCCTCTGTGGCTGCATCCTCTTAGGCACATCAGATCTGCCATCAAAGAG CATCCGGCAGAGGTCCAGGTTCTGATCTCAGCTGAGGGCCAGCAGCTTAGAATACACCTGGAAAAAAATGA ACAGCTGTTGGCCCCTGGGTATCAGGAAATCTGGTACACCCCTGATGGAGCTCGCCAGTCCTCTTCTCCTGCCAGCACT GCAAATTGTTTTTACCACGGCGAGGTTCTGGGCATTGAAGGTTCCTGTGTTGCTGTCAGCACTTGTTTGGGGCTCAG GGGACTGATTTCTCTGAACGCAAGCGTTAGCTACCTAATAGAGCCCCTTCCTGATTCCACGGATGCTCAGCAGCATGCTGTGTTTAGAGCCGAAAGTCTCCGTCTGCCCAAGGGAAGCTGCAagcatcaccatggcaacaaaGAGCACCAGGGCGGGCTAAATGACTTCATCCGACGAATGGCGTCGCCACGGAGTGGGAGG GAGAAGAGGGAGGTGATACAGAATATGAAGTATGTGGAGCTTCTGTTGGTTGCAGACAGAGCTGAG TTCGAGAAGCATGAAAGGAGTTTTGACAAGACGCGGCAGAAGCTACTGGAAGCAGTCAACTTGGTTGACAAG TACTACAAGGCTTTGAATATCCGCGTGGCTTTAATCGGTCTGGAGGTGTGGAGCGACCAGGACAATATCAACGTGTCCAATAACTCGCACAGCACCTTGGCAGCGTTTCTGTCCTGGAGAcgaaaaatgcttaaaattctTCCCAACGACAACGCTCAGCTTGTCAC GGGGGTGCCATTCCAGGGCAGTACCATTGGCTTGGCACCGCTCAAAACCATGTGCTCCGAATACCAATCCGGTGGGGTGAACACG GACCACTCACCACAGCCCGTTGGGGTCGCCGCCACCATTGCACACGAGATGGGGCACAACTTTGGGATGAATCACGACGGAGAGGGCTGCTGCCAGGCCAAGGCAGAAGATGGTGGCTGTATTATGGCTGCTGCTACTGG GTCTCCGTTTCCCCGTGTGTTCAATGCTTGCAACCTGAAGGAACTGAAAAGTTACCTGAACTCTGGAGGGGGCAAGTGTCTCTTTAACCTGCCGAACATCAACTCGCTGTATGGAGGGCAGCGCTGCGGCAATGGTTACCTGGAGAAAGGAGAGGAATGTGACTGCGGAGAGGAAGAG GAATGCACCACTCCATGCTGTAACGCCAACAACTGCACCCTGAAAGCTGGAGCTGAGTGTGCCCATGGAGTCTGCTGCCATAACTGCAAG ATAAAGAGCCCCGGAGAGCTTTGCCGAGCTACCTCTGGGCTGTGTGATCTTCCAGAGTACTGTGACGGAAAGTCGGAGTCATGTCCAGCCAATTTCTACTTAGCGGACGGTACATCATGTGCACATGGTCGGGCCTACTGCTACACGGGAATGTGTCTAACCCAGGAGCAGCAGTGTCAGTCTCTCTGGGGGCGAG ATGCTCGCCCAGCCCCTGACCTGTGTTTTAAAGAGGTGAATAAAGCGGGCGACATGTACGGCAACTGTGGAAAAGATCAAGAAGGAAAATACAGGATCTGTAGAGACAG GGATGCTAAATGTGGTAAAATCCAGTGCACTGCTTCAGCTTCCAAGCCCATTGAGAACAATGCAGTTCGCATTGAAACTACAGTCAAAGTGGACAGCAAGAAAACTGTGTGCCTGGGGACACACGTATACAAGCCCGGCCAAGGAGACGAGGAGACGCAAGGTGACACTCTGGACCCGGGCCTCGTGATGACAGGAACCAAGTGTGGCGATAACTCT ATCTGCTTTAACGGAGAGTGCCGCAATGCATCGTTTCTGAGAGCGGATGAGTGCAACTCCAATTGCCACGGACATGGA CTGTGCAACAACAACCATAACTGCCACTGCGACCCAGGCTGGGCTCCTCCTTGGTGTGACCAGAGTGGGTCAGGGGGAAGTGTGGACAGTGGACCTCCCAAGAGTCCAG GTGTTCCACTTCCAGTGCTGCTCCTCCTGGTTCTGTTTGTAGTTTTGGCTACATTTGGACTTTGGTTCTGCTACAAACATAGACTCAGCCCACTGAAAGCCTTTTCTCCACCACCGGTGCCAAA TTCTGTTGTGACCCTTAGATGTTCAGATACACCTGAAGGCAAACCTACGGAGACTGACGCTCATGTCATCGGTCATGCTAACTCAACTTTCCTGGTGAAGAAGCAGGATTCG TCTACACCTCATCCGAGCTCGTCATGCCCAGCTCAGCCCAGACAGGCAATCTTTCGTCCGGTGGTGAAGCCCCCTCCCATCCCCGCCTACGCTGCcgagcagaaagaaaaggaaatcaGAAGGAAGCTGCAGGCCCCCTTCCCACTAGTCTCTTGTTCTCCTCAGAAGCAAACCTCTCCTCAGGGATACACCCAGCCTCTCTTTAAGGCTGTTCAGGACACTGGACAGAGACCAAGCCAGGTGTCTCCAACATTTCCAATCGCTCCATCCTTACCTTCACAGGACCCTAAAAGGCAGGTGCGACCAGACCCCCCAAAGAGACCTCCACCACCCTGTCCAGTCAACAGGCAGAATGCG GAGCAACATAACGTGAAAAGGCTCCAGCCAACAAATAAGGTGATTCTGCGAGGAAACGAGGCTTTGGCTCCATCTGCTGGTCAGAAAACGGGAAAGGTTTAA
- the adam19b gene encoding disintegrin and metalloproteinase domain-containing protein 19 isoform X3, with translation MRVSLCLCLTVFLHRASAAGSEDAVYNGENNRNRLKSVLEHIQSYEITSPLWLHPLRHIRSAIKEHPAEVQVLISAEGQQLRIHLEKNEQLLAPGYQEIWYTPDGARQSSSPASTANCFYHGEVLGIEGSCVAVSTCLGLRGLISLNASVSYLIEPLPDSTDAQQHAVFRAESLRLPKGSCKHHHGNKEHQGGLNDFIRRMASPRSGREKREVIQNMKYVELLLVADRAEFEKHERSFDKTRQKLLEAVNLVDKYYKALNIRVALIGLEVWSDQDNINVSNNSHSTLAAFLSWRRKMLKILPNDNAQLVTGVPFQGSTIGLAPLKTMCSEYQSGGVNTDHSPQPVGVAATIAHEMGHNFGMNHDGEGCCQAKAEDGGCIMAAATGSPFPRVFNACNLKELKSYLNSGGGKCLFNLPNINSLYGGQRCGNGYLEKGEECDCGEEEECTTPCCNANNCTLKAGAECAHGVCCHNCKIKSPGELCRATSGLCDLPEYCDGKSESCPANFYLADGTSCAHGRAYCYTGMCLTQEQQCQSLWGRDARPAPDLCFKEVNKAGDMYGNCGKDQEGKYRICRDRDAKCGKIQCTASASKPIENNAVRIETTVKVDSKKTVCLGTHVYKPGQGDEETQGDTLDPGLVMTGTKCGDNSICFNGECRNASFLRADECNSNCHGHGLCNNNHNCHCDPGWAPPWCDQSGSGGSVDSGPPKSPGVPLPVLLLLVLFVVLATFGLWFCYKHRLSPLKAFSPPPVPKCSDTPEGKPTETDAHVIGHANSTFLVKKQDSSTPHPSSSCPAQPRQAIFRPVVKPPPIPAYAAEQKEKEIRRKLQAPFPLVSCSPQKQTSPQGYTQPLFKAVQDTGQRPSQVSPTFPIAPSLPSQDPKRQVRPDPPKRPPPPCPVNRQNAEQHNVKRLQPTNKVILRGNEALAPSAGQKTGKV, from the exons ATGCGGGTCTCTCTGTGCCTCTGCCTCACTGTGTTTCTGCACCGAGCCTCTGCTGCTGGCTCTGAAGATGCTGTTTATAACG GAGAAAACAATCGGAACAGATTGAAGAGCGTCCTCGAacacatccagagttatgagaTTACCTCTCCTCTGTGGCTGCATCCTCTTAGGCACATCAGATCTGCCATCAAAGAG CATCCGGCAGAGGTCCAGGTTCTGATCTCAGCTGAGGGCCAGCAGCTTAGAATACACCTGGAAAAAAATGA ACAGCTGTTGGCCCCTGGGTATCAGGAAATCTGGTACACCCCTGATGGAGCTCGCCAGTCCTCTTCTCCTGCCAGCACT GCAAATTGTTTTTACCACGGCGAGGTTCTGGGCATTGAAGGTTCCTGTGTTGCTGTCAGCACTTGTTTGGGGCTCAG GGGACTGATTTCTCTGAACGCAAGCGTTAGCTACCTAATAGAGCCCCTTCCTGATTCCACGGATGCTCAGCAGCATGCTGTGTTTAGAGCCGAAAGTCTCCGTCTGCCCAAGGGAAGCTGCAagcatcaccatggcaacaaaGAGCACCAGGGCGGGCTAAATGACTTCATCCGACGAATGGCGTCGCCACGGAGTGGGAGG GAGAAGAGGGAGGTGATACAGAATATGAAGTATGTGGAGCTTCTGTTGGTTGCAGACAGAGCTGAG TTCGAGAAGCATGAAAGGAGTTTTGACAAGACGCGGCAGAAGCTACTGGAAGCAGTCAACTTGGTTGACAAG TACTACAAGGCTTTGAATATCCGCGTGGCTTTAATCGGTCTGGAGGTGTGGAGCGACCAGGACAATATCAACGTGTCCAATAACTCGCACAGCACCTTGGCAGCGTTTCTGTCCTGGAGAcgaaaaatgcttaaaattctTCCCAACGACAACGCTCAGCTTGTCAC GGGGGTGCCATTCCAGGGCAGTACCATTGGCTTGGCACCGCTCAAAACCATGTGCTCCGAATACCAATCCGGTGGGGTGAACACG GACCACTCACCACAGCCCGTTGGGGTCGCCGCCACCATTGCACACGAGATGGGGCACAACTTTGGGATGAATCACGACGGAGAGGGCTGCTGCCAGGCCAAGGCAGAAGATGGTGGCTGTATTATGGCTGCTGCTACTGG GTCTCCGTTTCCCCGTGTGTTCAATGCTTGCAACCTGAAGGAACTGAAAAGTTACCTGAACTCTGGAGGGGGCAAGTGTCTCTTTAACCTGCCGAACATCAACTCGCTGTATGGAGGGCAGCGCTGCGGCAATGGTTACCTGGAGAAAGGAGAGGAATGTGACTGCGGAGAGGAAGAG GAATGCACCACTCCATGCTGTAACGCCAACAACTGCACCCTGAAAGCTGGAGCTGAGTGTGCCCATGGAGTCTGCTGCCATAACTGCAAG ATAAAGAGCCCCGGAGAGCTTTGCCGAGCTACCTCTGGGCTGTGTGATCTTCCAGAGTACTGTGACGGAAAGTCGGAGTCATGTCCAGCCAATTTCTACTTAGCGGACGGTACATCATGTGCACATGGTCGGGCCTACTGCTACACGGGAATGTGTCTAACCCAGGAGCAGCAGTGTCAGTCTCTCTGGGGGCGAG ATGCTCGCCCAGCCCCTGACCTGTGTTTTAAAGAGGTGAATAAAGCGGGCGACATGTACGGCAACTGTGGAAAAGATCAAGAAGGAAAATACAGGATCTGTAGAGACAG GGATGCTAAATGTGGTAAAATCCAGTGCACTGCTTCAGCTTCCAAGCCCATTGAGAACAATGCAGTTCGCATTGAAACTACAGTCAAAGTGGACAGCAAGAAAACTGTGTGCCTGGGGACACACGTATACAAGCCCGGCCAAGGAGACGAGGAGACGCAAGGTGACACTCTGGACCCGGGCCTCGTGATGACAGGAACCAAGTGTGGCGATAACTCT ATCTGCTTTAACGGAGAGTGCCGCAATGCATCGTTTCTGAGAGCGGATGAGTGCAACTCCAATTGCCACGGACATGGA CTGTGCAACAACAACCATAACTGCCACTGCGACCCAGGCTGGGCTCCTCCTTGGTGTGACCAGAGTGGGTCAGGGGGAAGTGTGGACAGTGGACCTCCCAAGAGTCCAG GTGTTCCACTTCCAGTGCTGCTCCTCCTGGTTCTGTTTGTAGTTTTGGCTACATTTGGACTTTGGTTCTGCTACAAACATAGACTCAGCCCACTGAAAGCCTTTTCTCCACCACCGGTGCCAAA ATGTTCAGATACACCTGAAGGCAAACCTACGGAGACTGACGCTCATGTCATCGGTCATGCTAACTCAACTTTCCTGGTGAAGAAGCAGGATTCG TCTACACCTCATCCGAGCTCGTCATGCCCAGCTCAGCCCAGACAGGCAATCTTTCGTCCGGTGGTGAAGCCCCCTCCCATCCCCGCCTACGCTGCcgagcagaaagaaaaggaaatcaGAAGGAAGCTGCAGGCCCCCTTCCCACTAGTCTCTTGTTCTCCTCAGAAGCAAACCTCTCCTCAGGGATACACCCAGCCTCTCTTTAAGGCTGTTCAGGACACTGGACAGAGACCAAGCCAGGTGTCTCCAACATTTCCAATCGCTCCATCCTTACCTTCACAGGACCCTAAAAGGCAGGTGCGACCAGACCCCCCAAAGAGACCTCCACCACCCTGTCCAGTCAACAGGCAGAATGCG GAGCAACATAACGTGAAAAGGCTCCAGCCAACAAATAAGGTGATTCTGCGAGGAAACGAGGCTTTGGCTCCATCTGCTGGTCAGAAAACGGGAAAGGTTTAA
- the adam19b gene encoding disintegrin and metalloproteinase domain-containing protein 19 isoform X4: protein MRVSLCLCLTVFLHRASAAGSEDAVYNGENNRNRLKSVLEHIQSYEITSPLWLHPLRHIRSAIKEHPAEVQVLISAEGQQLRIHLEKNEQLLAPGYQEIWYTPDGARQSSSPASTANCFYHGEVLGIEGSCVAVSTCLGLRGVPFQGSTIGLAPLKTMCSEYQSGGVNTDHSPQPVGVAATIAHEMGHNFGMNHDGEGCCQAKAEDGGCIMAAATGSPFPRVFNACNLKELKSYLNSGGGKCLFNLPNINSLYGGQRCGNGYLEKGEECDCGEEEECTTPCCNANNCTLKAGAECAHGVCCHNCKIKSPGELCRATSGLCDLPEYCDGKSESCPANFYLADGTSCAHGRAYCYTGMCLTQEQQCQSLWGRDARPAPDLCFKEVNKAGDMYGNCGKDQEGKYRICRDRDAKCGKIQCTASASKPIENNAVRIETTVKVDSKKTVCLGTHVYKPGQGDEETQGDTLDPGLVMTGTKCGDNSICFNGECRNASFLRADECNSNCHGHGLCNNNHNCHCDPGWAPPWCDQSGSGGSVDSGPPKSPGVPLPVLLLLVLFVVLATFGLWFCYKHRLSPLKAFSPPPVPNSVVTLRCSDTPEGKPTETDAHVIGHANSTFLVKKQDSSTPHPSSSCPAQPRQAIFRPVVKPPPIPAYAAEQKEKEIRRKLQAPFPLVSCSPQKQTSPQGYTQPLFKAVQDTGQRPSQVSPTFPIAPSLPSQDPKRQVRPDPPKRPPPPCPVNRQNAEQHNVKRLQPTNKVILRGNEALAPSAGQKTGKV, encoded by the exons ATGCGGGTCTCTCTGTGCCTCTGCCTCACTGTGTTTCTGCACCGAGCCTCTGCTGCTGGCTCTGAAGATGCTGTTTATAACG GAGAAAACAATCGGAACAGATTGAAGAGCGTCCTCGAacacatccagagttatgagaTTACCTCTCCTCTGTGGCTGCATCCTCTTAGGCACATCAGATCTGCCATCAAAGAG CATCCGGCAGAGGTCCAGGTTCTGATCTCAGCTGAGGGCCAGCAGCTTAGAATACACCTGGAAAAAAATGA ACAGCTGTTGGCCCCTGGGTATCAGGAAATCTGGTACACCCCTGATGGAGCTCGCCAGTCCTCTTCTCCTGCCAGCACT GCAAATTGTTTTTACCACGGCGAGGTTCTGGGCATTGAAGGTTCCTGTGTTGCTGTCAGCACTTGTTTGGGGCTCAG GGGGGTGCCATTCCAGGGCAGTACCATTGGCTTGGCACCGCTCAAAACCATGTGCTCCGAATACCAATCCGGTGGGGTGAACACG GACCACTCACCACAGCCCGTTGGGGTCGCCGCCACCATTGCACACGAGATGGGGCACAACTTTGGGATGAATCACGACGGAGAGGGCTGCTGCCAGGCCAAGGCAGAAGATGGTGGCTGTATTATGGCTGCTGCTACTGG GTCTCCGTTTCCCCGTGTGTTCAATGCTTGCAACCTGAAGGAACTGAAAAGTTACCTGAACTCTGGAGGGGGCAAGTGTCTCTTTAACCTGCCGAACATCAACTCGCTGTATGGAGGGCAGCGCTGCGGCAATGGTTACCTGGAGAAAGGAGAGGAATGTGACTGCGGAGAGGAAGAG GAATGCACCACTCCATGCTGTAACGCCAACAACTGCACCCTGAAAGCTGGAGCTGAGTGTGCCCATGGAGTCTGCTGCCATAACTGCAAG ATAAAGAGCCCCGGAGAGCTTTGCCGAGCTACCTCTGGGCTGTGTGATCTTCCAGAGTACTGTGACGGAAAGTCGGAGTCATGTCCAGCCAATTTCTACTTAGCGGACGGTACATCATGTGCACATGGTCGGGCCTACTGCTACACGGGAATGTGTCTAACCCAGGAGCAGCAGTGTCAGTCTCTCTGGGGGCGAG ATGCTCGCCCAGCCCCTGACCTGTGTTTTAAAGAGGTGAATAAAGCGGGCGACATGTACGGCAACTGTGGAAAAGATCAAGAAGGAAAATACAGGATCTGTAGAGACAG GGATGCTAAATGTGGTAAAATCCAGTGCACTGCTTCAGCTTCCAAGCCCATTGAGAACAATGCAGTTCGCATTGAAACTACAGTCAAAGTGGACAGCAAGAAAACTGTGTGCCTGGGGACACACGTATACAAGCCCGGCCAAGGAGACGAGGAGACGCAAGGTGACACTCTGGACCCGGGCCTCGTGATGACAGGAACCAAGTGTGGCGATAACTCT ATCTGCTTTAACGGAGAGTGCCGCAATGCATCGTTTCTGAGAGCGGATGAGTGCAACTCCAATTGCCACGGACATGGA CTGTGCAACAACAACCATAACTGCCACTGCGACCCAGGCTGGGCTCCTCCTTGGTGTGACCAGAGTGGGTCAGGGGGAAGTGTGGACAGTGGACCTCCCAAGAGTCCAG GTGTTCCACTTCCAGTGCTGCTCCTCCTGGTTCTGTTTGTAGTTTTGGCTACATTTGGACTTTGGTTCTGCTACAAACATAGACTCAGCCCACTGAAAGCCTTTTCTCCACCACCGGTGCCAAA TTCTGTTGTGACCCTTAGATGTTCAGATACACCTGAAGGCAAACCTACGGAGACTGACGCTCATGTCATCGGTCATGCTAACTCAACTTTCCTGGTGAAGAAGCAGGATTCG TCTACACCTCATCCGAGCTCGTCATGCCCAGCTCAGCCCAGACAGGCAATCTTTCGTCCGGTGGTGAAGCCCCCTCCCATCCCCGCCTACGCTGCcgagcagaaagaaaaggaaatcaGAAGGAAGCTGCAGGCCCCCTTCCCACTAGTCTCTTGTTCTCCTCAGAAGCAAACCTCTCCTCAGGGATACACCCAGCCTCTCTTTAAGGCTGTTCAGGACACTGGACAGAGACCAAGCCAGGTGTCTCCAACATTTCCAATCGCTCCATCCTTACCTTCACAGGACCCTAAAAGGCAGGTGCGACCAGACCCCCCAAAGAGACCTCCACCACCCTGTCCAGTCAACAGGCAGAATGCG GAGCAACATAACGTGAAAAGGCTCCAGCCAACAAATAAGGTGATTCTGCGAGGAAACGAGGCTTTGGCTCCATCTGCTGGTCAGAAAACGGGAAAGGTTTAA